The following is a genomic window from Malus sylvestris chromosome 12, drMalSylv7.2, whole genome shotgun sequence.
TTGAAATCACAAGTAACGTTTTCGAATAGATCTTGAAACCATTAGTGCATaagcgaaagccgtttgcgagttcgAATTATAATGGTATAGTTACGAACATTTGAAGTCGTCTTACAAAACTATAgattataaattaaataaactcCCACCATGTGGGAATGATAACCAATCAAAGGTGAGAAAGAAGCCTAATCAGATTTAAGCAAAAATAAGGGGACCAATCAAATAAAAGGAATAAGGACCAATCAGGAAGAGAGAGAACTCGTCCTGTCGACCCATCCACACCCATGACAAAACCGATTTCGACCACGTTCTAATTTCGGTGATTCCGCCATTTTTTCAAGTCAAATTCACCCATCCATCACCTGCAATCTACACCATGACCTTCCATCTACTATCTCTACCCAAGATTAAAgggttttaggtttaattttgtgtagAACTTCATCGGAGAACTCAGTAGTTCTCGACGGCGATTCGTCGATCTGGCGAGtttcaccacccaccaccacccttaatcaactccccTTAGCCCTAGGAACAAGACCAAACCAGTTGCAAAGGTGTCGAAACATCGAGGAAGAAGAATCAAAGCTCACCCATTTTAGGGTTTCCAACGGGTGCGAGCCAATTTGGGGCATTTcccagccaaattggacttggccaaaACTTACTCTACTCATATTTGGTAatgtttggaaaaaaaatcaaattttccgGCGAATCGGGGTGGTCGGCCGCTGAGTGCGGCAACACATGGGCCGAGACCCCACCTGCCCTTCCTAGACTAATTTGGATGCCCTGATTCCATATTTGACATCCGATTGATGAAATTCCATCGTTTGAGCATATTTTCGTTAAGGTCCGCCACTTGAACATTATAgcaattgatgatccgaccattggatcgtcacTAAACTTTACTACATTacaatacgtaatatttgaggacattAACAACTTACGGATCAGGAATTCGACGTACAgatcttcctgaattggatttctaagttcataaaatcaaacgttgaccgccacttgaatttgcaattggtggagatccaaccgttggatcgtaatgaaattttattatGTTGTTCTATGCACATAATGTGGACCTTAGGAAGTTACAAATCTAAAATCCGATGTGCAGATCTTTCAGATTGAATTGCTAGGGTTGTGGACCCGACAGTTGACCTTTGACTGAcaattgacttttggtcaatgggtcccaaatcattctagaacatcCTTGGGGATATGTTTTATGTGTGTTACGTGGTTTATCACTTGGGTTTTGAGACatgatttgatattttttgtaGGCGATGATCGCTCGTGATGCCTCGATATTCATGCTAGAGAGTCGTAATGCGGGCTCCAGATGAGTGACTGTAATATATGTCATATTGGTGATTACCTTTTTTTCGTAATTGTAATCTTGtgtggatatgacttggttttataaatatgttttctgttgaattgttatttttaatacttagccatcaatttatgtttatgaaatgAGATTTGACGTGTATATTTCAAATATGGTTTGATTTGTATGATTGGCAtgttgtgatgaaatgtgagggctagtagtggacTGTTAACCCATTGTGATCAGGATTTGTTGCTTCGATATTGTTTCATTTCCCGCTTCGTTGATTCgttctaaatttagtatttgTGCCTTGTTTCACTTTGTTGATCGTTTGTAAATTGAGTAACTTGTgccttttttgtttctttgagcCGTTGTACATTATGGTTATTGGCCTTCAGCTCGGTTCCATTGAGTGATCCTGAACTAGGTTTTCGCTGGGGTTTCGTTGAATGGTCCGGTTCCCTGGTCCGTctggattctgttgagtggtccgaaatcccTCGTGCATcgtgattccgttgagtggccTGGAATCGTGTCTAGCTTGGATTTCGTTGAATGGTTTGATATCCATTGTACTCCATGATTCTGTTGAGAGGTCCGAaatcgtatccactcggattccgTTGAAAGGTCCGAAATCTTTTCTACTCcgcgattctgttgagtggtctgaAACCCGATTAATTACtttgttgattttttggattgagtttggattgagatagcttcagagatgtaggctttgGCCGAACTATTTGGCTCTAACCCTACTTTTCATTGTGTTGTATGATTTTATGGTTGTGAGCTTTTGTGACTTGTTTCAGACGAGCCGTTGGATGTCTAGGTGACTCCTTCGCGATTTTCAATGAgttgattatgatttcataaaatatgattttacATTTGACATTTATAAACCGAATCGATAGTTGGTTTTTAATAGTATCACATATGTAGAATTATTGTCACTGACACGAGCTTCGCGGCTTATCTGGGTTGTTTGCCCGGTGCACCATTCCCATGGTGTAGGGGCGATTGTGCAGGTGTTAGTAGAGACGAGGAGCTTTGGGGTAGCAGACAAAGTTCTGAGAACTTGGAGCGTTAGGTTACCCCTATACTTTCCCATAAACAGATGtgattattgttattttcagtTCAGTATTTCAGTTTGTATTTCCTGGCATCCCTCTACAGTTTACTGTCGCAcgtcgatcctggacgtatgttAGAATTAGGGCATGACACTAAAACCTTATGTCTATTCTAAACTTGATGGTAAGAGCACACCATGTGCTTTTCTTAGCTACAGTTTGCAGCATAAAGGTTATAGATGTTTAGATATGCAAACATCTCGTGTATACATTTTCAGGCATGTCTTGTTCAATAAgagtcattttccctttcatcAGGTGCAACTTCAACCATCTATATAATACTATTTTTCCATTCCAAACTCCTCCTTTATTTTACCATTTCCAACTACTTCAAATCTCCCTGCCACTACTGTTCCTTCTAATATGTCACATTCACCATTACAGCAGTCTAGTACTTATTCTTCACCTCTTGACTCTCAGTCTCATCCTCCACCCTCTACACAATCCAGCTCATCCATTCAACCTTTTGTTTCTCCCATTCCCCCTACTCCTCCTACCAATACTCACCCAATGATAAcaagatccaaagttggaatttttAAACCTAAGGCTTTGTCAGCAACTAAACATCCTATTGATCCTTTTCAATTTGTTCCCACCATGTATTTAGAAGCATCCAAGCATAGCCACTGGAAACAAGCTATGTTAGAGAAATTTCAGTGTTTATAGTCCACTGGTACATGGACTCTTGTTCCATCTTCTCCTCATCATAATTTaattggttgtaaatgggtgtttCGAATAAAGAGGAAACCTGATGGCTCTGTGGACAGGTACAAGGCTAGATTAGTAGCCAAAGGTTTTCATCAATAAGAAGGTGTGGATTTCAAAGAAACTTTTAGCCCTATTGCAAAGCCAATGACTATTAGGATCTTGTTAACATCGACTGTTAAGCTTGACTGGTTCTTAAACCAACTGGACATTAGTAATGCTTTTCTACATAGTTTTCTCAAAGAGGAAGTATTCATGCAGCAACTGCAACCTCCAAGTTTTATTGACTTTTCTATGCCCTCCCATGTTTGCAAGTTAAATAAATCACTTTATGGGCTCAAACAAGCTCTTAAAGCTTGGTATAACAAGTTGTTTCAAGCTTTGTTATCTCTTGGATTCTCACATTCATAGTCAGATTGTTCCTTGTTTGTCACATTTTCTCAGTCATTGGTGATTGTCTTGGTGTATGTAGATGATATCTTGGTTACTGGTCATAATTCATCAGTATGCAAGGATTTTATTACTAAACTTGGCAAACTTTTTCCAGTCAAGGATTTAGGTCCTCTCCATTGCTTTTTAGGACTGGAACTGGAAGTTCACAGGTCTTTAGAGGGTATTTTTCTTTCACAAGGGAAATATGAACTTGATTTACTCCTCAAGAACAAAATGGAAGGCTGCAAACCATGTTCCACACCACTTGACAGTCAGAAATTAGATCATGTTGGTTATCCATTATCTAATCCTCATGAATATAGGTCCATTGTGGGTGCTCTTCAATATTTAACATGGACGCGACCTGACTTATCATTTGCAGTTAATCAAGTTTGCCAATTCCTTCATTGTCCAAGAGATACACATTATCAAGCTGTGaaaagtaggggtgggcacggatCAGGCTGGGCCTAATTTTGAAGGGACCGGACATGACCTGGGTGCAAAGGAGACGAGTCGGGTAGGGCCAGGGATTACATATTCTAATATAGGAACCGGACCTTACCTGGCCCGGTTGAAATGGGCCGTTCAGGCAGGGTCCATGGgtcatttgggttttttttttgttttttgttcaaatttcaCTCCCAGCAGACTGTACTGTAGTGTGTAGATTTTGCACAAATTCACCTGCACAGATTCACATCAGATCGCGAATAAAACCAACAACTAAATCCATCCctattttattgatatatgttgaaTCATTCTTATTTTTAAGGTTTAAATATGATATGAAACCAACTGAAAACAAGAGAAATAAACTATATGCTAAAAAGAGGAAGACTAGTACTTACATCTGTTGGGTTCCAAAGTAAAAGACTAGTACTTTCTTCCAATCAACAAAGTAGCCCCACTTCTTTGGTTCACTTACCTGCAGCCAGAAAAACTAACTTCATAATCACTCACACTGAACATAAAAATAGAGACAATTTTCTGCATTCACTGTTGGGAATCACGGAAAGCAAATCTAGTACCGAAAGCATGTGAAGACTAAACACGCAGTGGCTGCACTTTCATAGCCACTGTATTGACTAGCACAATTAATAGTCCAAACCATAGACTAAACACGCAAAAACTTGGTAGCAAGGTTTTGAGTTTCTTGTTATCTCATTCATGCATACTATATGCAAAATAACACAAGAGAACCTCCAAACATTAATAGTTCAAACCATTACTAGTAATGGTAAAACAAATTTGTAATCCCGTGTCTTGTATCATGACGACATATAGAAAACATCTCATCATATCCCAATACGATATATCAAGATAATGTATCACTTCAACTAAAAGTATTGCAGGAAGGGTTTTAACAAAGATTTCAACTTTTAAAAACAAAGCAATCCACATTTTAAACAATACAAATAGCTTGCTACAACATATTGCAACAAGCCTAATTCTCAGAGGTTGCAAATCTTCACAAGTACAATTTTAGAGATATAAACAGTGTGATCATACATCAGCCAACACACTGCAACAAGCCTAATTCTCAAAGTAAAGAGCTATGAATAAACAGTTTGTCAAACATTTCAAATTAGCAcaacgatatatatatatatatcaatgcaAACAAGATGAAATAAATAATTGAACACAATTTTGTATCAATAAAAGGGTATTGGTGGAGCCACAGGATGAAGTGAAGGCATCATCAATTCCAGCCACGGGATGACTGCAAAACTTTCCTTATCTTCTGTagtcaaatttgaaattttggatgaaatgagatgatatatttgaaagtaaatttggatgaaatgCCCTAAAATccctaaaacccaaattcaaaatccctaaaatccctgaaaccctaattcaaaattACAAGAAGAAATTTACATTAATAACAATCACAAGTAGAATTGCGAGGAATGTGGTGTCAAGTGAGCAGCCATTGAAGAACAAAATGCATTGTGCTCAATGTCATAACAAAACCCTTCAATCCCTACACCAGAAATTCACATTAATAACAAAACTCTAATTCAAAATTACCTGAATTTTAGAGGGATGATGGCTAGTAGCAGCGTCCTCGACGGCGGTGATGGGGTGATAGTGTTAGCGACGGCGATGGTGCTGTCGAAGAGGAAGGAATCGAGTCATCATGGTTCTGGGACCTGGGTTCTCTGGGATGTCTCGgaggatgatatggtggtgtTGTCGACGACAGTGGTGCCGTTGTGATGGTCGGGACGGTGAGATTGGCTGCGTGATTGATTTATGTGAGAAGACGATTGAGAGAATCTGATATTTGAGGGATGTAGTCGAGGACTCGAGTGAGGGACTGGAACCTGGACTCAGGACTAGGGTACAAACTAACAGTTGAGATTGAATGATAACCTATCATCCAATCTCAACCGTTCATTAAAATTAGAAACGGGTCGGTTCGGGGCCCCTTTTTTCTAAGTATCTGGACCTGACCCACCCCGTAAATAACATAGGCCCGACCCGACCCTCCCCGtttgttctaaaaaaaattggaaccgGCCCGTACCCGCCCCGACCCGCGGTTCCTCTACCTGTTTGCCCACCCTTAATGAAAAGAATCCTTGGATTTCTCAAAGGTTCTGTTGATCAAGGTTTATGGTTTCGGAAAAGTCCATTGCATCTCACTGCATTTTCTGATGCTGGATGTGTCTATGATTGACATTTAACTAGTGGCTATTGTGTGTATTTGGGTAGCAATCTTATCAGTTGGAGTGCCAAGAAGCAAAGCATTGTTGCTTGGTCTTCAACTAAAGTTGAATATCACTCTTTAGCACATACTGCAGCAGAGATTACCTGGGTTTGTAAGATTTTCAGAGATATTGGTTTTCCCTTATCCAAAGTTCCTGTTTTATGGTGTGATAATGTCTCTACCATCTCCTTATCTTCAAATCCAGTTTTTCATGCTCATACTAAACATGTCGAAATAGATTATCACTATATTCAAGAGTTAGTACTACCTCATCTTCTTCATGTCAAGTATGTGCCTACTCAACACAAAATTGATGATATTCACACAAAAGCTCTCTCTAAAGCTCGGTTCAAGTACTTGCAGTCCAAGCTTCGGATCTCCTCCTATCAGCTTAAGGGGCTGTATTAACACACAATCCAGCtcagtatattttttttagtttgttttgtgtAACTAATTGTTGTcttaatgtgtaactaattgtTGTCTTAATGTAATTAGTTACACTTGATTAGTTGCTAATCATTATTGACAGTTGTATATATACTCAATTGTAAAGAGTCTTTCAATCAATGAATCATAATTCTCATAAATTCAACATGCAATAACTAACTAGACGGCTAGAAAATGCTTGGATTGTGTGAAGTTTTCTACTTTTGTAAAAGTGAAGGTAGGGTGACAAAGTAAGAGTGCATGTTAACAGAATCAATAAACTATTAAGAATCAATAAACTAATACTTCCGtctattaatatttttcttcacttataaatgaaaatttttCAAGTTCGATGCACATAAATGTTGGGtaagtataatatatatgttgAGCTCGATACGCAATTATGGTTAATTTGTAATGGGACTAATCTCAATCTTTAATTTTCTTGGAGTAGAACTTCACTTCCTTTAGAACATAATACTgttgaaccaaaaaaaaataaagaattaatAACGATAATACAATACCAGAAAGCGATTTACCACACCAAATTTGGTATCTTAAAAAGTTGATCTAATATTGTTCTAGCTAGGACTAcacttcttattttgttaaaattagccaaattttggttatttttttcaaatttcccgAGTTAAATAGTACATGTTGATGCCGATATTCAAGGAGAGGATGCAAAATTAAATAATCCGTACAAGGTGAggcaacaaaataataagattaGAACTAAGGGACTAAACAAAtaaatttcatttaaaaaagATAATCTTAAcccaaacatttttcatttatGTTATTCAACCCTCGCCAAATCTACTTCCACGTGTGGCTCAGATTACACTTTAATTAAACCCTTGTCAACTGTCAATGGCAATAAAAATAGACAATTCATAAGTCCCTGGTACTCCTAATTTCTCAACTGATCCACCAATCCTAGTACTCCCTCTTACACAAAACCCCATCTCATTTTCTCAACACTTTGacacacacgcacacgcacACTCATACAAACCATCTGAGATGAATGATCAAAGGGCTGGGACTAGCCAAGCAGCACAAGATCATGATGATCATGGTGATGATCATGGTGAAGATCAAGAGCAGATCATCAGGGACATCCATGCCTTGACACCGCCTCGTCCGCCGCCTCCCGGCAACCACGGCCGTAGAAGAGAAGCTTGGGAAACTGGTAGCCATAGATCATCATCTTTGTCCATTGCCAGCACTGAGTTAGGAACAGCTTCAACTGAGAACTTCACTACCATGAGTAGAGAATTCAGTGCTCTTGTGGTTGCAGGGTCAGCAATCGGGACTAATAATAGTACCACCAATGATAGTGACCATGGTACTAATAACAATAATTTGGGTAGGATCGGAGAGGAGGACAATAATATGCCTGAGGATGAGCTGGAGACCAACCCTTTGGCTATAGTCCCGGATAATTACAACCCTGTGGACCCAGTTCCTTATTCTCCAAGGAATAGTGAGGCTAATAATTATAGAATTGGCTCTTCATCAAGCACGGTTAGGACTCGGGATCACCAAGGCGGCAGCGGCGGCGATCAGACGGTGTCAGTGCATcgggtgaagaaggaagaggttgAAACAAAGATATCGGCCTGGCAAAACAACAAGATTGCCAAGCTTAATAACAGGTTTAAGAGGGAGGATGCTATTATTAATGGGTGGGAAAGTGAGCAGGTACAGAAAGCTTCTTCATGGATGAAGAAAGTAGAGGTACGTACGTTGCTAAAAACTGATTTGGATAGTGATATTTTTGTGCACGTTGGAAAATTGATTTCCCATGATGGTTTCTCTGGCTAGTTGAAACTAGGATGATTTACCACTTTCTTTTTTTAGTGACTTCATACTATTTACCGTCCAAGTATTCTTGAGAATTGGCCTGAAGTGAtcagtttttagtttcttcGTCGATGTGTGATTGCTATGTTGTCACTGTTTGATTTTGATCTGTTAAGTTTGATTTCTGATCATTTTAGCGGATTTATCATTATTGTTTGACGATGTAACTAATCTATGATGAAACAATTAATCATTATCATGATCATCAAATAGCAATAATAACAGTAATGAACATCGTCATCATATTCAACATCATCTTATACCaatatttgaactttgaagcTTCTGTTTGGTGAAActataggggtgtgctattcacacacccttttttacttctcacacaccccttgttaatttatgtccgttgatcttcttcaattaatccgatccgacggccgaaaactaaaaaggtgtgggagaagtaaaaaatggtgtgtggatatcacacccaaACTATATtgtcttaataatatttttatcctTGCCTATGTTTCAATTCACGATCAAACGACTAATCACAACAAAGTGAAAACTTCAAAGATAAGGATGTTCATCCTTTTCATAGTCTTATGGCATACGTTGACCTTTGAAGCTTCTTTTCGATGGAACTAACACGTTATTGGGAAGTTGGCCTAACTGTTCGTTTTTCGTACCTCCCATGCTGAAATTATTTGATCGATCAATATGTTGTTGTTGATATTTGAATTTGACCAGTTCAGCTATTGTAATTCGATTTATGATCATCTTAACCAATTTTCTTACTTTATTCGTTTTGTACGTGTCTCTGCTTTCCTTGAATTTTGGGTAATTTAAAAATGAATACTCATAATATATAACCCAAACCGAATCATCACATAATATGTGCATGCAGAGGAAGTTGGAGGAGAAAAGAGCAAGAGCCCTAGAGAAGATGCAAAATGATATAGCCAAAGCACGTAGGAAAGCAGAGGAGAGGAAGGCATCGGCTGAGGCTAAAAGGGGAACAAAAGTGGCTAGGGTTCTTGAAATTGCCAATCTAATGAGAGCTGTTGGAAGAGCACCTGCCAAAAAATCAATCTTCTAGGCTTCTAGCCcccttaattattttttcataaTATCCCAAACAAATTCCATACccacaaacaaaacccaaaaaacaaaaacaaaaaaaaaaattatttgggcAAATAAGTGCCCCATGATCATATGATGCAAGGGCCTTTACCTTTTGAACAAAGGCACCCCTATATGGAATGGGGCAGTGAAGTCAGAGAAATCTGGCAACTATGAATTTTGAGTATTTTTGGTTGATGCGTTCTTATGAGTGTCTTAAGTGTGCTGGAATTTTGGGATGGATTTGCTATTTATCGTAGTGGAACGACGTCGAGTCTTGTACAGTTTTCGTATTGTTGGGGAGGAGTTTAAGTGTGATGTTGTAATACATATAATTTCCTACGCCTAATTTGGTGTATTTTATTTTCAGCCTATGAAATGGAATGATAATTTGTAGTAATTCTGTATTTGCCATGCCTAGTGGTTTGAATTTGTGACTAAGCAGAGTATTAAAGTGATTGATTGTATCAAAAGGTTGAGTCTAGCCTAAGCCCTACACGGCACACCCTACCCACTACAGGTAGGTAGCAAATGACAAACGATCTATGATATGATGTAAAACTCGGTATTCATCTTGTGAAAGTGAAAACTGCTACTTCTTGGAGGCGAACCATCAAAGCAAAGGTAAAATTGCCGGTTcttgtttcttattttttgtCTCAAGATGGGAGCTGGATCAAGACAACACTTCAAGACCCAATCGTCTTGTGCCACTACAAAATTCATGACGATGTTTCCCTCAAAATATTCTTCATATCCAACCATAAGACCGAAAACAAATGGCAACATCCTCTCCTATTCAACCTAACTCAAACTAATGTAAGCCTGGCAATGAAGAAAGACAGGCCTGAAGGTACCTTCAGACCTACGACTTTTGGTATCTTCTTACTCTATAATCCTCTCTTACAACAAGGATTTTAGGCGTCCAGACTACtgttgagtcaaaataaacaaacgaaAGTTTGCTTAGTGCCTGGAATTACGACATACTTTACAAGCATGAAGGCAGTTCCGTTAATAAAATGCAACACCagtttcaaaagcaaaagaaaagattTTAACAGTAGAAAGCATTTTGTCTTCAGTCCGTGACAACGAACATGGACCATTTGGTATTCCCCAATGTGGTAGCAATGTCCATGGTTTTGAAACTTTGCAAATTATATATCACCAATATCGGACATATTGTCACATAAACAGTTGCTACAAATAAGGTCTTATTTGTTTagtacaaaaacacaaacaggaAAGATCTTTCCCTTCAAATTCAAACAAAGGACATCGCTCAGACTTCTTTCATGTTTATGATGGGCAGTTTAGGGTTCTAAGTTTTAGTTTTGGCTAACAAGGCAAGATAGATGCTACTTCCTATTTCTGTAGTTTGCGTTAAAGCAGATAATATCTCTCACACAGCTCTTCCATTTCCATCATTTTATTGATTACAAAGTTCGAACTTTCAAACTTTGAATTAGAGATTTTTATCACATACAAACAACAAAGTACGAAAGGACCAAAGTCTAGCACAGGTAAACAAACAGATTTACTTCTTTAATGAGGCCTGAACATTGCTACACACCGGAATCTCTAATTGAATTCAGGTAGCATTTACAGGAAAATATAGGAGTTCCATGTGTAAGACAaaattgtgtgtttatttaCATAATTCCATCACAATGTTAAACTTTTACAATCAAGTAAGTGAATGATATATCCATATGTTAGCTTGTCTTCTCTTACTAATCTAATTCTAAAGTTGTAAAACAGAAAACACGTTTCAAGAAAAAAGAGGACCACTTACTGAAACAAAAGCTCCTTGACTGATACTCTTCATCTCGATTGACATCTCCATGTAAGAGAAGTGATCAAGTTCCATGGGCTACATGTGCAATGAATTGTACAAATTGTACTTGCAGCAAATCTCAAAGGAAGAAGGCGCTGATTTGTTTCGACGCAGATATCAGATCTCATATCAGATGGAGATCACATCTATCCTCACTGTTTTGTTTATTAAAACCTTTAATAGATTGAGTTCAGCATAAATTTCAGCACTTTTTGGATGGTCCATATCACTTGcaacaaaataatgaaatttattATCAACTTCAATCCAGCTGCATCCTGCTTCTTTGTTCACTTTCAAGTCATTCATAACGGTTCGAACCTTTGAAGCCTCATCAAACATTCCTCCTCGAGCATACATATTTGAAACAAGTATGTAAGACCCAGCGTCCTCAGGTTGCAAGTCAAGCAAACGTTTTGAGGCTAACATGCCATAATTCAAATTCCCACTTAACATGCACACATTCACTAAAGTTCTCCAAAGCATAGGTGAATCTGGAAATGGACTTCTGTGGATGAAATCGATGGCTTCTGAAAAATTCCCAGACCTACCCAGAAGATCCACCATGCATGCAAAGTGCTCAATTCCTGACTTAGTTCCATATTTTGGCTCCATTTCATTGAATAAGCGTAACCCAGTTTCCCATAGTCCATTGTAA
Proteins encoded in this region:
- the LOC126593329 gene encoding remorin 4.1-like, with the translated sequence MNDQRAGTSQAAQDHDDHGDDHGEDQEQIIRDIHALTPPRPPPPGNHGRRREAWETGSHRSSSLSIASTELGTASTENFTTMSREFSALVVAGSAIGTNNSTTNDSDHGTNNNNLGRIGEEDNNMPEDELETNPLAIVPDNYNPVDPVPYSPRNSEANNYRIGSSSSTVRTRDHQGGSGGDQTVSVHRVKKEEVETKISAWQNNKIAKLNNRFKREDAIINGWESEQVQKASSWMKKVERKLEEKRARALEKMQNDIAKARRKAEERKASAEAKRGTKVARVLEIANLMRAVGRAPAKKSIF